Proteins co-encoded in one Rhopalosiphum maidis isolate BTI-1 chromosome 2, ASM367621v3, whole genome shotgun sequence genomic window:
- the LOC113552340 gene encoding shootin-1 isoform X2 — translation MSVQNLRNKFSQNNGSVAYNPPGLSYAKPDSPSTLNNNNNKHHHHQVSNYQMQNGGGGRFKTIREEPDAPEDCSNKPVATKNNSFLQSYLANEMTRNNNGSTGNGNKPIAAVQVPVHNRFVASRSSPVADVASKFMVKSPQETCKSKLSFGEVKSPMQSPATPVHTPKTIGAKPMLPPPLPDNTPPRISVKSSTVLNSNINSVPTTEDKWKSKYDETETKRKSLLIQSQKLLREKSDMERQVAKLRTNLELSNKDLSEKTLQLSQLRNLSEAMYKEYDQLKQQYELETTTLQKAMERASQWYKQNRELKRRSSALMQKVMSVAPSTLDDLADDTDGNDNDTDNNDTEMEELRKTVKELTQEVSRLQAELNKIKLQEFEAQEQTVDLTSELEEERRARKRAEQELKELKMKHNNLESVSRKVVEETTVLHQQYKREKEEGVKIRSDANKVKSERDVLARQSQLLMMDAASDEKIMKLLFEVEQLQRTLSQERQEHTEQLKDLHEKLESQSESEQIELYEEKLKLIEAELLCSQQRADIAESQVEELEKQLRETKTVTATPQCGPPPPPPPPPAPPAPPPPPPPMVLPGTISGIKLKTVSSLNHNSNAIEDLGNYLGLPLATPKGPQVQNGAIDAIINQIKGGRFSLKATDKETPVKKQEPQPVVNEMMNVLGTLRRNPKRRASFKTAPADVAL, via the exons ATGAGCGTGCAAAATCTTCGAAACAAGTTCAGTCAGAACAACGGATCGGTTGCATACAATCCGCCCGGACTAAGTTACGCAAAACCCGATTCGCCGTCGACGctgaacaacaataacaacaaacaCCATCACCACCAAGTGTCGAATTATCAGATGCAAAACGGTGGTGGTGGACGGTTCAAGACGATTCGCGAAGAGCCGGATGCACCAGAAGACTGTAGCAACAAGCCGGTGGCGACCAAGAACAACAGTTTTCTGCAGAGTTATCTAGCGAATGAGATGACGAGGAACAACAATGGTTCGACTGGCAATGGAAATAAGCCGATAGCTGCGGTACAAGTACCGGTGCATAATCGGTTCGTCGCCTCTAGATCGTCACCGGTGGCGGATGTTGCGTCAAAATTCATGGTCAAATCCCCTCAGGAAACCTGTAAATCGAAATTGTCGTTTGGTGAGGTAAAATCGCCAATGCAGTCTCCGGCCACTCCCGTGCATACGCCCAAGACAATCGGTGCAAAACCGATGCTTCCGCCGCCGCTACCGGACAATACTCCGCCCAGGATTTCTGTCAAATCTTCGACGGTTctaaatagcaatataaattcTGTACCAACCACCGAGGACAAATGGAAGAGCAAATACGACGAAACGGAAACAAAGCGAAAGAGTCTGTTGATTCAGTCTCAAAAAT TGTTGAGAGAAAAGTCGGACATGGAACGCCAAGTGGCGAAGCTGCGCACCAATCTCGAACTGTCGAATAAAGATTTATCGGAAAAGACTTTGCAACTTTCTCAGCTGAGGAATC tttcagAAGCAATGTACAAAGAATATGATCAATTAAAACAGCAATATGAACTCGAAACAACTACGCTGCAAAAGGCGATGGAACGAGCTTCGCag TGGTACAAACAAAACCGTGAGCTGAAAAGAAGGAGTTCGGCGTTAATGCAAAAAGTCATGTCAGTGGCGCCGTCCACGCTGGATGACTTAGCAGACGACACGGATGGTAATGACAATGATACGGACAACAACGACACCGAAATGGAAGAACTGAGGAAAACTGTCAAAG AGCTTACTCAAGAAGTGTCGAGACTACAAgcagaattaaataaaattaaacttcaaGAATTTGAAGCCCAGGAGCAGACAGTAGACTTAACTTCTGAACTGGAGGAAGAACGCAGGGCGCGGAAACGTGCTGAACAAGAActgaaa gaattaaaaatgaaacacaACAATTTGGAATCAGTTAGCCGTAAAGTAGTTGAAGAGACAACTGTATTACACCAACAATATAAGAGAGAAAAAGAAGAAGGCGTAAAGATACGAAGTGATGCAAACAAA GTAAAATCCGAAAGAGATGTACTTGCACGGCAAAGTCAATTGTTGATGATGGATGCTGCATCGGacgaaaaaattatgaaacttTTGTTTGAGGTAGAACAATTGCAAAGAACCCTAAGCCAAGAGAGGCAAGAGCATACTGAACAGCTAAAAGACTTACAC GAAAAGTTGGAATCTCAAAGTGAATCTGAACAAATTGAATTGTACGAAGAGAAGTTAAAGTTAATCGAAGCGGAATTATTATGTTCTCAGCAGAGAGCTGACATTGCTGAATCTcagg TTGAAGAACTCGAGAAACAACTTCGAGAAACCAAAACTGTAACCGCAACGCCCCAATGCGGAcctccaccaccaccaccaccaccgccaGCTCCACCggcaccaccaccaccaccgccaccGATGGTATTGCCGGGGACGATCAGTGGTATCAAGCTGAAAACAGTTAGCTCGTTGAACCATAACTCTAATGCCATTGAAGATTTAGGGAATTACTTGGGATTGCCACTGGCGACTCCCAAGGGCCCTCAAGTCCAGAACG GTGCCATTGATGCGATAATCAACCAGATAAAAGGAGGTCGTTTCAGTCTAAAAGCCACGGACAAGGAG ACTCCGGTCAAAAAACAAGAACCGCAACCAGTTGTCAACGAGATGATGAATGTTCTAGGCACATTGCGCCGAAATCCCAAACGGAGAGCCAGTTTCAAAACAGCGCCGGCCGATGTGgccctataa
- the LOC113552340 gene encoding shootin-1 isoform X1 produces the protein MSVQNLRNKFSQNNGSVAYNPPGLSYAKPDSPSTLNNNNNKHHHHQVSNYQMQNGGGGRFKTIREEPDAPEDCSNKPVATKNNSFLQSYLANEMTRNNNGSTGNGNKPIAAVQVPVHNRFVASRSSPVADVASKFMVKSPQETCKSKLSFGEVKSPMQSPATPVHTPKTIGAKPMLPPPLPDNTPPRISVKSSTVLNSNINSVPTTEDKWKSKYDETETKRKSLLIQSQKLLREKSDMERQVAKLRTNLELSNKDLSEKTLQLSQLRNLSEAMYKEYDQLKQQYELETTTLQKAMERASQWYKQNRELKRRSSALMQKVMSVAPSTLDDLADDTDGNDNDTDNNDTEMEELRKTVKELTQEVSRLQAELNKIKLQEFEAQEQTVDLTSELEEERRARKRAEQELKELKMKHNNLESVSRKVVEETTVLHQQYKREKEEGVKIRSDANKVKSERDVLARQSQLLMMDAASDEKIMKLLFEVEQLQRTLSQERQEHTEQLKDLHEKLESQSESEQIELYEEKLKLIEAELLCSQQRADIAESQVEELEKQLRETKTVTATPQCGPPPPPPPPPAPPAPPPPPPPMVLPGTISGIKLKTVSSLNHNSNAIEDLGNYLGLPLATPKGPQVQNGAIDAIINQIKGGRFSLKATDKEKQTPVKKQEPQPVVNEMMNVLGTLRRNPKRRASFKTAPADVAL, from the exons ATGAGCGTGCAAAATCTTCGAAACAAGTTCAGTCAGAACAACGGATCGGTTGCATACAATCCGCCCGGACTAAGTTACGCAAAACCCGATTCGCCGTCGACGctgaacaacaataacaacaaacaCCATCACCACCAAGTGTCGAATTATCAGATGCAAAACGGTGGTGGTGGACGGTTCAAGACGATTCGCGAAGAGCCGGATGCACCAGAAGACTGTAGCAACAAGCCGGTGGCGACCAAGAACAACAGTTTTCTGCAGAGTTATCTAGCGAATGAGATGACGAGGAACAACAATGGTTCGACTGGCAATGGAAATAAGCCGATAGCTGCGGTACAAGTACCGGTGCATAATCGGTTCGTCGCCTCTAGATCGTCACCGGTGGCGGATGTTGCGTCAAAATTCATGGTCAAATCCCCTCAGGAAACCTGTAAATCGAAATTGTCGTTTGGTGAGGTAAAATCGCCAATGCAGTCTCCGGCCACTCCCGTGCATACGCCCAAGACAATCGGTGCAAAACCGATGCTTCCGCCGCCGCTACCGGACAATACTCCGCCCAGGATTTCTGTCAAATCTTCGACGGTTctaaatagcaatataaattcTGTACCAACCACCGAGGACAAATGGAAGAGCAAATACGACGAAACGGAAACAAAGCGAAAGAGTCTGTTGATTCAGTCTCAAAAAT TGTTGAGAGAAAAGTCGGACATGGAACGCCAAGTGGCGAAGCTGCGCACCAATCTCGAACTGTCGAATAAAGATTTATCGGAAAAGACTTTGCAACTTTCTCAGCTGAGGAATC tttcagAAGCAATGTACAAAGAATATGATCAATTAAAACAGCAATATGAACTCGAAACAACTACGCTGCAAAAGGCGATGGAACGAGCTTCGCag TGGTACAAACAAAACCGTGAGCTGAAAAGAAGGAGTTCGGCGTTAATGCAAAAAGTCATGTCAGTGGCGCCGTCCACGCTGGATGACTTAGCAGACGACACGGATGGTAATGACAATGATACGGACAACAACGACACCGAAATGGAAGAACTGAGGAAAACTGTCAAAG AGCTTACTCAAGAAGTGTCGAGACTACAAgcagaattaaataaaattaaacttcaaGAATTTGAAGCCCAGGAGCAGACAGTAGACTTAACTTCTGAACTGGAGGAAGAACGCAGGGCGCGGAAACGTGCTGAACAAGAActgaaa gaattaaaaatgaaacacaACAATTTGGAATCAGTTAGCCGTAAAGTAGTTGAAGAGACAACTGTATTACACCAACAATATAAGAGAGAAAAAGAAGAAGGCGTAAAGATACGAAGTGATGCAAACAAA GTAAAATCCGAAAGAGATGTACTTGCACGGCAAAGTCAATTGTTGATGATGGATGCTGCATCGGacgaaaaaattatgaaacttTTGTTTGAGGTAGAACAATTGCAAAGAACCCTAAGCCAAGAGAGGCAAGAGCATACTGAACAGCTAAAAGACTTACAC GAAAAGTTGGAATCTCAAAGTGAATCTGAACAAATTGAATTGTACGAAGAGAAGTTAAAGTTAATCGAAGCGGAATTATTATGTTCTCAGCAGAGAGCTGACATTGCTGAATCTcagg TTGAAGAACTCGAGAAACAACTTCGAGAAACCAAAACTGTAACCGCAACGCCCCAATGCGGAcctccaccaccaccaccaccaccgccaGCTCCACCggcaccaccaccaccaccgccaccGATGGTATTGCCGGGGACGATCAGTGGTATCAAGCTGAAAACAGTTAGCTCGTTGAACCATAACTCTAATGCCATTGAAGATTTAGGGAATTACTTGGGATTGCCACTGGCGACTCCCAAGGGCCCTCAAGTCCAGAACG GTGCCATTGATGCGATAATCAACCAGATAAAAGGAGGTCGTTTCAGTCTAAAAGCCACGGACAAGGAG AAACAGACTCCGGTCAAAAAACAAGAACCGCAACCAGTTGTCAACGAGATGATGAATGTTCTAGGCACATTGCGCCGAAATCCCAAACGGAGAGCCAGTTTCAAAACAGCGCCGGCCGATGTGgccctataa